The following are encoded together in the Streptomyces sp. NBC_00341 genome:
- a CDS encoding enoyl-CoA hydratase/isomerase family protein: protein MDRTEPRLELTVADGVATLVISNPAKRNAMTAAMWRSVPQLLAGPAADASVRVLVLTGAGETFCAGADISSLRDPAGAPQGLAVAAEEALAAFPRPTLASVRGYCVGGGSQLAAACDLRFAEEGASFGVTPARLGIVYPASSTRRLVALTGPATAKHLLFSGELIGAERALRTGLVDEVLPAGELDRRVEAYARVLVSRSQLTQAAAKEFAAGREDRDAHWADQARRSGDTAEGVAAFLERRAPRFTWPSQG from the coding sequence GCCAAGCGCAACGCCATGACGGCCGCGATGTGGCGCTCCGTGCCCCAACTGCTGGCGGGGCCGGCCGCCGACGCCTCGGTGCGGGTCCTGGTGCTGACGGGCGCCGGGGAGACCTTCTGCGCCGGAGCCGACATCTCCTCCCTGCGCGATCCGGCGGGCGCCCCGCAGGGGCTCGCGGTGGCGGCGGAGGAGGCGCTGGCCGCCTTCCCCCGGCCGACGCTCGCCTCGGTGCGCGGCTACTGCGTGGGCGGCGGAAGCCAGCTGGCGGCGGCCTGCGATCTGCGGTTCGCGGAGGAGGGCGCGTCGTTCGGCGTCACCCCCGCCAGGCTCGGGATCGTCTACCCGGCGTCGTCGACCCGCCGGCTGGTCGCGCTGACGGGCCCGGCGACGGCGAAGCACCTGCTGTTCTCCGGCGAGCTGATCGGTGCGGAACGGGCACTGCGGACCGGCCTGGTCGACGAGGTGCTGCCGGCCGGCGAGCTGGACAGGCGGGTCGAGGCCTACGCCCGGGTGCTGGTGTCCCGTTCGCAGCTGACCCAGGCGGCCGCCAAGGAGTTCGCCGCGGGGCGCGAGGACCGGGACGCCCACTGGGCGGACCAGGCGCGCCGCAGCGGCGACACCGCGGAGGGGGTCGCCGCTTTCCTCGAACGGCGTGCACCCCGTTTCACCTGGCCGTCCCAGGGGTGA